GTACGACGCCGGCGGGCACGGTGATGTGCTGGAGGCCTACCTTGCGATGGCACGCGCCACAGCCCTCCGCGCCGAAGGGCGCGGACTGCTGAAAGCCGACCAGCTGAAAGGGCTGCACGAGGCCCTCGATCCGAAGGAGGACTGAATGTCCATTCAACTCGTCACCACCGTGGCCGGCCTGCACACCGAAAGCGCCCGGCTCCTCAAGGCGAAGCAGGGGACCTCACAGGGGCTGGTGCCCACCATGGGCGCGCTCCACGAGGGACATGCTGCGCTGGCCCGCACCGCCGTCGAAAACAATGACGTTGTGGTGGCGAGCATCTTCGTCAACCCGCTTCAGTTCGGGGATGCCGCGGACCTGGACCGCTACCCGCGGACGCTTGACGCGGACCTTGCGCTGCTGGAGGAGCAGGGCGTGGACCTCGCCTTCGCGCCCTCCGTGGAGGAGGTCTACCCCGGCGGGGAGCCTCTGGTGCGGATCACCTCCGGACGCCTGGGGGAGAAGTGGGAAGGCGCCTCCCGGCCCGGCCACTTCGATGGCGCCCTGACTGTCGTTGCCAAACTGCTGCACTATGGGATGCCGGCGGCCGGCCTCCCGGCCGGATCTGCGGGCACGGCCGGCGGCAGCCTCCCCGCCTACCGGGCTTA
This window of the Pseudarthrobacter defluvii genome carries:
- a CDS encoding 4-phosphopantoate--beta-alanine ligase, which gives rise to MSIQLVTTVAGLHTESARLLKAKQGTSQGLVPTMGALHEGHAALARTAVENNDVVVASIFVNPLQFGDAADLDRYPRTLDADLALLEEQGVDLAFAPSVEEVYPGGEPLVRITSGRLGEKWEGASRPGHFDGALTVVAKLLHYGMPAAGLPAGSAGTAGGSLPAYRAYFGQKDAQQLALVRRMAADLNFPVEIVGVPTVRADDGLALSSRNRFLSDDERDAALVLSRALRLLEERANAHEPLDLDSALAMVESQPLVELDYFDVVDPGTLEPLAENCRETPFRGEALALIAAKVGPVRLIDNVPLSS